Within the Opitutaceae bacterium TAV5 genome, the region CCGGCCCCCGGCTGGGTGTGGAATGGCGGCTACACCAGCGGCGTTGGCCAACATCCCCAGGATGGCTCCGACGCCTTCGCCCCCTGGCGCGGCTTCGGGATCTCGCTCACCAACGCTCGCGACAGCGAAATCTCCGGCAGCCTCGTCAGCGGCCAGTGGGACGGCCTCACCGTCAAATCCAGCCACAACGTCCGCGTTCACCACAACACCCTCCGCAACATCATCGACGACGGCATCGAACTCGAGTCCGCCAGCCAGTCCGACGTGTTCGTTTACAACAACCACTTTCACGACGTGTTCGCCGGCATCAGCGTCACCCCCAACGGCCCCGGCCCCATTTATATCTATCGCAACGTCGTGGAGGCCACCCGTCGCAGCAAGGCCTCCCCCGGCTCAGGCAACCGCTACGCCTCCTACGGGATAAAAAGCGGGCACAACAACCTCGGCGTGGCCGAGAACATCAAATTTTACCACAACACGTTTTACAGCCAGAGCTTCAGCGTCTGGGAAAAACTCGGCGACCCCGCCCCGAACCGCTGGCACGGCTACGACTTCGTCAACAACATTTTTTACTCCTTCGGCGCCCGCCCGCAGAACGTCAATTTCCGTGGCGCCGACACGGCCGACACCGGCGGCGACAATCACTGGGAAGCCAATCTCTACAACCACGACCGCCCCGCCGGTGAACCCGCCGCCCTCACCGATCCCGACCTCGCCGGCCGCTTCGTCGATCCGCTCACGCCCGACGCCTCCGACCCCCGCGATCTGCGCCTGCGCGACGGCTCGCCCGGCCGCGGCGACGGCTCCGACCATCCCGCCCGCCAAGGCTGGCCCGACAGCGTGACCGCCTTCCCCGGCGGGCGCGACCGTGGCGCCTGGCAGGCCAGCATGGCCCCCGACGCCATCGGCGCGCCCGCGGCCTTCCTCAACGCCACCCCGGCCGACTGACTCTCATGTCCGCGTCCTTCACCCTCTCCACGCTTCCCCGCTTCGCGCTGCTCCTCGCTTTGGGGGCGTCTCTCCCGGCCCGCGCCGCCGTCACCCGCACCGGCTCCCACAGCGAGACCGTCCATGCCACGATTCAGGATGCCCTCGATGCCGCCCAACCCGGCGATACCCTCCGCATCGCCCCCGGCGTTTATCATGAAAACGTCGTCTTCCGCCGCTCCGGCACGCCCTCCGCCCCCATCACTCTCACCGGCCCCGGCGCGATCATCGACGGCGCCGCGGCCGATTACCAGCAGACGCCCGCCGGCAGGTGGGAACGCCTGGAGCGCGACGGACACGTTTATTACCGGACCGCCCTGCCGTTCGCCGACGAAGCCACCCCCGGCGCGGCCATCGGCACCTGGATCTCGCGCTTCGGCACACCCGGCACCAACCGCAGCGACCGCCTGATCGCCGCCTACGCTACCCCGGATGCTCTCCTCGACCCGGCCCCGCGTGGCGAAGGCAGTTTTCGCGACCGCGACCACGTCCATGTGAAGCTGGCCGGCAACGAAGACCCCAACACCGTTCCGCTCAGCATCGGCCGCGCCCTCGCCGTCATCGACACCGGCGGCCACAGCCACCTGCGCATCACCGATCTGGAAGTGCGTAACGGCGGCTGGACCGGCATCTACCTTGCCGCCGCCGACGGCGCTCCTGACGCCCAGTTCGCCGGCGGCACCGCCGACCTCGACGAACTCCCCCCGCCCGCCGAATCGCCCGCCTGGCGCGATGTCGAGATCGCCCGCGTCACCGTGCGCAACAGCTTCCGCGGCATCTCCACCGGCACCGGCGTCGGCTTCGACGTGCGCATCCGCGAAGTCCGCATCCTCAACGGTGTCGTCGATTCCTGGCCGTGGTCGGGCGGTTACCGCTCCGGCATGGGACAGTCCGAAGTCAACAACTCCGACACCCTCGCCCCTTGGCGCGGCTTCGGCCTGCGCCTTATCCACCTGCGCGACAGCGAAGTCTCCGGCAGCCTCGTCAGCGGCCAGTGGGACGGCCTCGGCATCAAGCGCAGCCGACGCGTGCGCATCCACCACAACACCTTTCGCCACATCATGGACGACGGTGTCGAACTCGAGTCGCCCGAGCAGGCCGACATCACGTTTTCCAACAACCACATTCACGACGCCTTCGCCGGCATCAGCGTCACCTCCAACGGCCCCGGTCCCATTCATATTTATCGCAACGTCGTCGAAGTCACCCGTCCCGGCGCCAGCAGCGGGCGCTCCGCCTCCTACGGAGTGAAGAGCGGCCACGACTCCCTCGGCCTCGCCAGGAATATCAAGTTTTACCACAATACCTTCTACAGCCAGGGCTTCAGCGTCTGGGAAAAGCTCGGTGATCCCCTCCCCAACCGCTGGCACGGCTACGACTTCGTCAACAACGTCTTCTATTCCTTCGGCAGCCGCCCGCAAAACGTCAACTTCCGCGGCGCCGGGGCGACCGACACCGGCGGGGACAACCACTGGGAGGCGAATCTCTACAACCACGACCGTCCCGCCGACGAGCCCGCCGCGCTCACCGTGCCCGACCTCGCCGACCGCTTTGTCGATGCCGGCCAGCCCGCCGGGCCGGGTCCCCGGGATCTGCGCCTGCGCGCCGGATCGCCGGGTTGCGGAGACGGCTCCGACTATCCCTCCCGCCAAGGCTGGCCCGACAGCGTGACCGACTTCCCCGGCGGACGCGACCGCGGCGCCTGGCAGGCCGGCATGGCCGCCGATGATATCGGGGCACCGCTTCCCGTCCTCAATGTTTCCCCTTCCCCCTGAGTCGTATTTACATTTGCCGGAAGCCGGTCCGATCGCTTTCCACATGCTCTCCGGTAATGCACACCGACAACCACTTCAACCACCTCTGCGAAACCCTGCGGCCCGATGCCATTCTGCCGTACAAGGAGATCGCCGGCCGCTCCCTCTCGCTCCATTTCTTCGACCCCGCCCGCCGCGCCCCGTCCGCCGGTGCCGCTCCCCCTCCGCCCGCCGGCCGCCCCGCCGTGCTGTTCATCCACGGCGGCGGCTGGATCAACAACGGCCCGCGCGTCGTGTATCCGTGGCTTGATACGTTTGCCCGGCTCGGCCTGGCCGCCTTCGGCCTCGAATACCGGCTCTCCCGCCCGCGCACGCCGGAAGAACTCGCCCGCGGCGAAAACGAATTCGCCAGCGTGCTCGATTGCGTGCGCGACGCCCGCTCCGCCATGCGACACCTGCGCCGCCACGCTGCCAGTCTCGGCATCGACCCCCAAAAAATCGTCGCCGGCGGCGGCTCCGCCGGAGCGCACCTCGCCGCGACCACCACGCTCCTCGACGGCGCCCTTTTCGACGAACCCGGCGAATCCGTCAGCGAATCCGCCGCCGCCCAGGCGCTCATCCTGCATTACCCGGTCATCGACACCTCGCCCGCCGGCTATGGTTGCGCCCGCCTCGGCCCTCGCTGGCGCGAACTCTCGCCGCTCCACACCGTGCGCCCCGGCCTCCCGCCGACCCTGCTCTTCCACGGCGAGGCCGACACCACCACGCCCGTCGCCGGTGCGAAACAGTTCGCCGCCGCCATGTCCGCCGCCGGCAACCGCTGCGATTTCCATCCCCACCCGACGGGCACGCATGGCTATCTCAAACACAACCGGCAAATTTTCGACGAAGCCGTCTCGATCCAGACCGCGTTCCTGCGCTCGCTTTCGTTTATCTGAGTCAGAAATCTCCGGATTTTTACCCAAAGGGCGCAAAAAACGCGAAGATCCCGTTGCCTGAAAACTTCGCGGTCTTCGCGACCTTTGTGTAAAATCCGGAACATCAGGCCCGCCGGGTCTGAAAACGTTTGGACAACATCAAACCTGCCCGGTCCGGCGTCCGCCTTCACCCTGCACCCTGTCGCCATCCTTTTCCCGCATGTTCCTCGCCGCCACCGATACCTCCGGCCTCCCCGTCCAGCCCCCGCTTCGCGCCCCCTTCGGCTGGCCGACCGTCGGGCTCGCTCCGCCCGCGGGCACATCCGCGACCGGCGGCAGCGTGCTCCTCACCTGGCCGCACGCCGGCAACACCGCATCTTCCCCCGGCGCTTCGCGCGGCGGCTGGTTGCGGATCGGCGTCTCGGTCGATGACCGCGAACAGAAAATCGTCACCGCCAGCCTCGCCCGCACCGGCGCCATGATCGGCCAGTTCGACCTCCGCTATTCCCACTCCATCGAACCCTGGCAGATCCAGCTCAACGCCACCACCTTGGCCGCCGCGCTCGAACAGGGTATCCGCCTCACCCTTACGCACGGCTCCACCCCGCTCTGGCTCTTCGCCCCCGCCCTTCCGGCTGGCGCGGAGGTGTTGGCCCCCCATCTCCTGCCCGATGCCCCCGTCGACGCGACCTCACCCGGCGCCGCCACCGCCGCATTTTTCCGCGTGCTCGGCTCTGTCGGCTCCGTTCAGACCTTCGGCTGGATGGAAGGCTGCATCCTCGACGCCCTCCACGATCTCCGGACCGCCACGGCTGGCACCACCGACGCCCTCCGCTGGCGCGCCGCGCTCGATGCGCACCTCGCCCTGTTTTTCACGTCCGACGGCCGTCTCGTTTACGAAGACCCGCGCGGACGCCCCTGCGACGACCGCATCTACGGCATCGAGGGCACCCTGCCCTTCGCCGTCCTCGCCAAGGTTGCGCCCCATCATCCTCTCCTCGATACGCTGCTCGCCTGGTACCGCGACCACCTCCACCCCGACGGCACCTTTCGCCGCCCGGAAAGTTACACGGCAGAAGGCAGCTACACCATCGCCTACCCTCTCGCCGTCATCGCCGGCCAGCGTCGCGACAACTCCCTCGCCTCCCTTGCCATCAACGTTCTCCGCCAGCGCCAGGAACGTCTCCGGCGGCCCGACGGACTCTGGCTCCGCCACCATCCCGACGATTCGCGCACCTTCCGCTCCTGGGCGCGAGGCATCGCCTGGTACCTGCTCGGCCTCGGCCGCTCGCTCGAGCATCTCCGCGGTCTCGCCGATACCGGCGAACCGGAGGCGGAACTCCGCGCCGCCGTCGCCTGGACGCTCGCCCTCCAGCGCGAGGATGGCCTCTGGGGTTGCTTCGCCGACGACCCCGCCTGCCCGCCCGACACTTCCGGCTCGGCCGGCATCGCCGCCGCGATCATGCGCGCCGCGCGCGCGGGTTTTGTCGACGCGGCGGAAGCGGAAACCGCCGCCCGCCGCTGCTGGTCCGGCCTGCTTCCGCATCTCACGCCCGACGGCCTCCTCGACGGCACCGCCCAGAGCAACCGCGGTGGCGAGGCCCTGCAACGCGCCCCCTACCGCGTCCTCTCGCCCATGGGCATGGGCCTCATGGGCCAGCTCGCCGCCGCCCTCGGCCATACGCAGGCTTCCCGCTGACACACCTCACATTTTCCCATAACACTATGACCATGAACCTCGCCGCCAGCCTCTACCGCCACTTCCCCCGCTACGAAACATACGACCCGCTCGTCCCCGTCTGGTGCGTCACGCCGCACGCCGGTCACTGCACCCACCGCTTCTTCGACACCTCGCCGATCAGCCCCTCGGGCCGTTACCTCGCCCTCCTCCGCCTCCCGTTCGAGGATCGCCAGCCCGCGCCCGGTGATGTCGCGCACGTCATCCTTGTCGACCTTCAGACCGGCGCTGAAACCGTCCTCGCCGACACCCGCGGCTGGGAACACCAGCTCGGCGCCAATCTCAACTGGGGCGGTTCCGACCACGAACTGTTTTTCAACGACGTGGACACCGCCACGTGGACGCCCTTTTCGTGGAAATTCGATCCGCTCGCCGGCACGCGCCAGCGGCTTGAAGGCACCGTTTATCATGCTTCGCCCGATGGACGCTGGCTCATCTCGTCCAACCTGGTGCTCACCCGCAAAACCCAGTGCGGCTACGGCGTTGTCGTCCCGGAATCCGCCTGCCCGCCCTGGCGCATCGGTCCGACCGACGATGACGGTTTCTGGCTGACCGACACCCGCACCGGCAAACGGCGCCTCCTTGTATCCATCAGGCAAATCGTGGATACGCTGTCCGCTCCCGGCCATCCCACGCCGCTGCGATGCGGCGAGACCAACCCGCCCACCGACCTCGACCGCTGCGAAATCATCGGCTTTCACAGCAAGTTCAACCCGCAGGGCGACGCCCTGATGCTCAGCCTGCGCTGGTTTCCCGCCGGAGAGTCGCCCGGCTGGGACATGTTCAAGGTCAACTACCAATCGGTGTGCTTCGCCTGGGTCACGCTCCGCATCGACCCCGCCACCGGCGAGCCCGACCTCGCCTCGCTCCGCTGCGCCACCGGCCCCGAACTCTGGCAACACCCCGGCCACCACGCCACCTGGTTTCCCGACGGACGCCGCATCTCGCAAAATCTCGCGCTCCCTTCCGCCGGTTCCGGCAACGAACTTCGTCTCGTCGAAGTCAACGCCGACGGCACCGGCCTGCGCATCATCCCCGGCACCGATCACCCCAAAATCCCCGGATCCGGCCACCCCACTGTCTATCCCGACGGACGTCATATTCTCACGGATACCTACACCAACGAGCAGACGGCCTTCGGCGACGGCACCGTGCCGCTCCGCTGGATCGACCTGCAAACGCGCACCGAGAAATGCCTCGTGCGCATCAACGCCCGCAATCCCGCCGCGGCCATCCACTCCGTGCTCCGCTGCGACCCCCACCCCGCCTGGGACCGCACCTGGCGTTATATCACCTTCAACGGCATGGACGGCGACACCCGCCGCGTCTACATCGCCGACCTGCAAGCCGTGCTCGCCGCTTCCTGATTCCGCCCTCCCCCTCCGGCCCAGGCCCGGCCTGATTTCGCAGTCCGGAGGCTTTTTCACATTTCCCAAAGCGCGGAGAGAGGCATCGCCAGCAATCTGTCGACCGCAGGGCCGGTCACCCGTTCCGGCAGCGCGGCGACGAAGCCTGCGGGGGCCGTTTGCGCCAGGGAAAATGTCTCGGCATCATCGAGGCTGAAATACGCGCGTTCCGGCGAGAGTTGCTGAGCCAGCGTGGATTTCCCCGTCTGCCGCGGCGCCCGGCAGGCAGACGACAGGCGTGTCACCCATCGCTGTTTCCAGTGCCGCCGTGACATGACGGGGATAAAGGTTTCCCGCGATTTTCCGTGCGTCCAATTGCTCTATACCGGAGCGTGGATGCGACTCAATCTGATGTCAGCGGAGCGTCCCTTTGCACAACAGAGCTGCATACGGTTCTCTGTTGGTTTACTTTTGTTTTTCCGCCCGTTCCTCCTCCTGTATCCTTATTCCCATGATTACCGTCCGCTCCCGACTCCTCCTTGCCGCCATCCTTGCCTCCCTCCTGCCGTTTTTCGTCGCGCCAGCGCTCCGTGCCGCCACCGCCGCCGCCGAAGCCGATTCACCCTACGCGAAGGCCGTCGCCGTCACGCCCCTCCTGAAAACCCGGACCGACGGCGCCGGCCAGCCGATCGTCTATCCGGCCGATGGTCCCGCCGAAGTCAGCGCCGTCCTCGTCGAGATCGCCCCCGGCCGCCAGACCAACTGGCACCGTCACCCGGTGCCCTGCTTCGGCTACATGCTCGAAGGCGAGGTGCGCGTCGAACTCGCCGGCGGCGAAACCCGGACCTTCCGGGCCGGCGAGGCCTTTGCCGAAGTCGTCAACGTGCTGCACAACGGCACCAACCCCGGTCCCGGACCCGCCCGGCTGGTCATGTTCGTCGCCGGCACCGCCGGCCGGCCCTATGCCGAAAAAGCGCCCGCGCCGGCCGCCGCGACGCCTGCGGCCCCCTGATAACGGGACGGTTTTCCCGCCCGCCGCCCTCCTGCTGGAAAACCCCCGGCAAACTATAACGCTCCGATTCGTCTCCCGCGCTTGCGGCGCGCTCCGGAAGGTGTTCATGTCGGCTTTGCTATGAAACGCCTCCGGTTGTACCTCCTCGGCATCGTCTGCGCATGGCCGCTCCTCGCGGTTGCCGTTGCGCCTGCCCAATCTTCAACCGAAACCCCGGCTCCCCCGCCCGCGACTCCCGCTTCCGAAACCGGCATCACGCCGCCCGCGAAACCCGATGCCGCCGCGTCCGCCGCTCCGGAGCCGGAATCCGCCGCTCCGGCAACGCCCGCGCCGGCCGATACCGCCGCACCTGCGCCCGTTGCCGCGCCTGTCGATACCGTCAAACCCCAACCCCTGAACGCCAGACCCGATGGCGAAGCCGCCCGCATCTTCGTCATCCCCATCCGCGAACAGATCACCCCGCCCGTCCTCTACGTCCTCCGCCGCGGCCTGAAAGAAGCCATCCGGGAAAACGCCACCGCCATCGTCCTCGACATGAAAACGCCCGGCGGCCGCGTCGATGTCACCCTCGACATCATGGAGGCGCTCGACCAGTTCCCCGGCGAGACGATCACGTACGTCAACGACGAGGCCATGTCGGCCGGCGCGCTCATTTCCGGCGTCACCGACAACATCTGGTACGCGCCCAAGGCCGTCATCGGCGCCGCCGAGATCGTCAACGGCGACGGCAAGGACGTGGACGAATCCATGAAGCGCAAGGTCGAGAGCTACCTCGGCGCCAAAATCCGCGCCTACTCGGAAAGCGACCCCCTCCGCGAAAAGGTGCTCGAGGCGATGATGAATCCGAAAATCGAGTTCAAGCTCGACGACACCGTCATCAAGCCCGCCGACAAGCTCCTCTCGCTCACCGCCACCGAGGCCATGCGCTCCTACGGCGATCCGCCCCGCCCGCTCTTCGCCACCGGCATCGCGACCACGATCGACGACCTCCTCACGCAAAAATACGGCGCGGACAACTACCGGTTCACCCGGCTCGAACTCACCTGGTCCGAGCAACTCGCCCACTACATTACGACCATCGCCCCCATCCTCATGGGACTCGGCCTGCTCGGCATTTTTATCGAAATGAAGACGCCCGGCTTCGGCTTCTTCGGCATCGCCGGCGGCATCCTCCTGGCGATTGTCTTTTTCGGCCACTACATCGCCGGCCTCTCCGGCAACGAGGCCTGGATCGTCTTCGCCTTCGGCGTGATCCTTGTCGTCGTGGAGCTGCTGTTTTTCCCGGGCACCGTGCTCATCGCCCTGACCGGCATCCTGCTCATGCTCGGCGCGCTCGTCTGGTCCATGACCGACCTCTGGCCCAACGAGCCCATCTCGATTTCCTCCGGCATGTTCACCCGTCCGCTGCTCAACCTTCTCGGCGGCATCGTCGTCGCCGTGATCGGGGGCATCGCGCTGATGCGGTTTCTCCCGCGCGGCTGGTTCCTCGACCGCCTCGTCCTCAGCGCCGCCATCGACGGTGCTTCCGGCGCGGTTATCGACGACATCGAAGCCGCCCCCGGTTCCGAAACACCTGTCGTCGGCCAGACCGGCGTCACCGTTTCCGCTCTCCGCCCCGCCGGACAAATCAGGCTCGGCGACCGCCACTTCGAAGCCCGCGTCGCCGTCGGCACCCTCGACAAGGGACGCCCCGTGCGCGTCATCGGCCGGCAGGGGTTCGAACTCCTTGTCGAGGAAGAAACCGGCAACAATAACGACTGACATCCACCCGCCGCCGTCCACCCTCCCTCTCTCTCCCGCCCTCACACAGTCTCTCGTCTTCAAGTCCTGCCCCTCTCCCGATGACCACCCTCATTCTTCTCTTCATTGTCGGCATCATCCTGCTCGCCGCCGAGGTGATCGTCCCCGGAGCCGTCCTCGGCACCCTCGGCGCGCTCGCCATGCTGGCCGGTTGTGTGATCGCCTTCTGGCAACACGGCCCGATGGGTGGGGGCGTGGCCGTCGCCGTCGCGCTCTTCCTCGTCGGCCTGATGCTTGCCATCGAATTCCTCATCCTTCCGCGCACCCGCTGGGGCCGCCGGTTTTTCCTGCACAAGAGCATCGACAGCCGCAGCCAGCCACCTGTTGCCGATGCCGCCGCCATCACCCGCCGCACCGGCGAAACCCTCACCACGCTCGCCCCGACCGGGTACGTCCTCGTCGAAGGCCGGCGCTACGAGGCCACCTCGCGTTCCGGGCTCATCGAAAAAGGCACGCCCGTCGCCGTCATCGGCACGGAGACTTTTCAGCTCGTCGTCGAAAAAATCACCGGCGACAATCCCCCTCCTGCCGCATCCTCCACGCGCCCGCCGGTCACACCGGGCCTGCCGGCCGACAACGACCTCAACAAACCCGTCGATCTCCTCACCGCACCCGTCTACCTCCCGCCCGTTCCACCCGCGCCCCCTTCTTCCAAACACTGAACTCCGTTCATTTTTCCACCAACAACCCGTAACACCAACCCACCATACCAACCATGCCTGGCCAACTCGTCACCGTTCTCGGCATCGCCGGCCTTATCGCCGCCCTTGTCCTCGCGTTCATTGTTTTCTCCTTCTTCAGCGTCTGGCTGCGCGCCTGGCTGGCGGGAGCCTACGTCGGGTTCACCGAACTCATCGCCATGCGGCTCCGCCAGGTGCCCTACGGCCTGGTCGTTGACGCCCGCATCACCGCCCGCAAGGCCGGCATCGACATTTCGATCAACGACATCGAGGCCCACTTCCTGGCCGGCGGCAACGTCGTGCCCACCGTGCAGGCCCTCATCGCCGCGCAAAAAGCCGGCATCGAGCTCGACTGGCGCCGCGCCTGCGCCATCGACCTCGCCACCAAAGGCTCCGGCAAGTCCGTCGGCGAAGCCGTGCGCACCAGCGTCGATCCCAAGGTCATCGACTGCCCCAACCCCGAAGGCGGACGCACGACCATCGACGGCGTGGCGCGCGATGGCATCCAGGTAAAGGTCAAGGCCCGCGTGACCGTGCGCACCAACCTCGACCGCTTCGTCGGCGGCGCCAAGGAAGACACCATCATCGCCCGCGTCGGCGAAGGCATCGTCACCACCATCGGCTCGGCCGACAGCTACAAGGTGGTCCTCGAATCTCCCGACAGCATCTCCAAGACCGTGCTCGCGCGCGGCCTCGACGTCGGCACCGCCTTCGAAATCCTCTCCATCGACATCGCCGACGTGGACGTGGGCGAAAACGTCGGCGCCCAGCTCCAGGAAGCCCAGGCCCAGGCCAACAAGTCCATCGCCCAGGCCCAGGCCGAAATCCGCCGCGCCGCCGCCGTCGCGCTCGAACAGGAAATGAAAGCCCGCGTGCAGGAAATGCAGGCCAAGGTCGTCGAGGCCCAGGCCGAAGTCCCGCTCGCCATGGCCGAAGCCTTCCGCAAGGGCAACCTCGGCGTCATGGACTACTACAAGATGGAAAACATCCAGGCCGACACCGGCATGCGCAAGTCGATCGGCACCGACGACAAGAAGTAACGCCGGCCTGCCCCGGCTGCAGAAACGGCCCGCGAAACACCCGCAATGA harbors:
- a CDS encoding lipase: MHTDNHFNHLCETLRPDAILPYKEIAGRSLSLHFFDPARRAPSAGAAPPPPAGRPAVLFIHGGGWINNGPRVVYPWLDTFARLGLAAFGLEYRLSRPRTPEELARGENEFASVLDCVRDARSAMRHLRRHAASLGIDPQKIVAGGGSAGAHLAATTTLLDGALFDEPGESVSESAAAQALILHYPVIDTSPAGYGCARLGPRWRELSPLHTVRPGLPPTLLFHGEADTTTPVAGAKQFAAAMSAAGNRCDFHPHPTGTHGYLKHNRQIFDEAVSIQTAFLRSLSFI
- a CDS encoding glucuronyl hydrolase, which encodes MFLAATDTSGLPVQPPLRAPFGWPTVGLAPPAGTSATGGSVLLTWPHAGNTASSPGASRGGWLRIGVSVDDREQKIVTASLARTGAMIGQFDLRYSHSIEPWQIQLNATTLAAALEQGIRLTLTHGSTPLWLFAPALPAGAEVLAPHLLPDAPVDATSPGAATAAFFRVLGSVGSVQTFGWMEGCILDALHDLRTATAGTTDALRWRAALDAHLALFFTSDGRLVYEDPRGRPCDDRIYGIEGTLPFAVLAKVAPHHPLLDTLLAWYRDHLHPDGTFRRPESYTAEGSYTIAYPLAVIAGQRRDNSLASLAINVLRQRQERLRRPDGLWLRHHPDDSRTFRSWARGIAWYLLGLGRSLEHLRGLADTGEPEAELRAAVAWTLALQREDGLWGCFADDPACPPDTSGSAGIAAAIMRAARAGFVDAAEAETAARRCWSGLLPHLTPDGLLDGTAQSNRGGEALQRAPYRVLSPMGMGLMGQLAAALGHTQASR
- a CDS encoding serine protease, translating into MTTLILLFIVGIILLAAEVIVPGAVLGTLGALAMLAGCVIAFWQHGPMGGGVAVAVALFLVGLMLAIEFLILPRTRWGRRFFLHKSIDSRSQPPVADAAAITRRTGETLTTLAPTGYVLVEGRRYEATSRSGLIEKGTPVAVIGTETFQLVVEKITGDNPPPAASSTRPPVTPGLPADNDLNKPVDLLTAPVYLPPVPPAPPSSKH